Genomic window (Notolabrus celidotus isolate fNotCel1 chromosome 15, fNotCel1.pri, whole genome shotgun sequence):
CCTCTGATCTTATGGCTTCATTGTTTGCACCCTTATTCATGAGGTAACTAGgtcattcagttttttttcataGAACTGCATGAAAATGTCCTAAAACGCATGATCTGACTGTGGTTGATTATTATAGTTGCAAGATAAGATGTCAGCAtcctgataaaaacaacaaggatgTAAGATTAGTCAAATATTGACTTTGCAAAGCATACTGAgaggatttgagagaaacttgCATACAAGCATGCTTCTTTTGTGGGTCTCGGGGTCACACATCAGCTTAGTGAGTCTCATAAACCACTTTAAACAAATCTTGCAGGTTTCTGCTTCTCtcttaataaaaagaaaatcctcTTACAACAAGTTCTGAGGCTTGCCAGTTGACTTGGGGCGGTTTTCCCGGTCTGCTGTTAGGGGGTAATGACATACGAATGCTGCTCTTGAACTTCGATGCACAAAGCGCAAGTAGGACAGAGCGAAACACTGTGTCCACTCATAAAACAGTCTGTAGAGTAAGTGAATTAACTTCCTCAAGCACTCCTCTCGACTCAGACCACGTGAGAGCTTTGATGCTGAATAGACGGATCACAGAAAGCTCTGACTGCAGACGCTCACACTGGTTTCGACATGTATTGAACATGTGTAGGAAACAGCTGTTCTTTTTCTCACacatgtaacatttaaaataaaagtttcaacTTATCCCACTGAGCTTGGTTGTAGCTGTAACAACAGTGAGCAAGTGTTGTTCTGTTACCATAGATATCTGACAGcagttcttctttttctgcCCTGTTTTATGTAATATGACAAATTAGTCAGTAACACATCACTGTGAGGGGCATGActtaaacatctttttttatctaACAAAGCTCACTCTTTTCATGCAGGTTCATAAAGAAGAAGTGAGATTATTGTTTTTAGACTTTCTAAGCATGAGACACCAGAAAGACAGGATGAGACACACACACGGGTTTTATGTGCTGAatgtaaaagttaaagtaaaaaGAGGTTACTTTTAATTTCAGATCAGAATGTTTGCGTTTACGAGGAGCCGAAACCAAGCAGCCAAGAGGAACTCTGTGTGTTTGGGCTCTCAGTTATAGATGTGTTTGTAAGACCTTGCTCTTGATCTTACTTGATTAAGTAGAAGGTATCTTCTATCAGTGAGAAGATTCAATAGACTCTACTGAGAAACAGATAATCCACAAGCAGGCGAGCACCCTGAAACAATAAAGCCAGATGGATTGACTCTGTGAACACACTGCACAAGTAATCACTGCGTGTTTTTGTTGCCTTTCTGCCAGGTTGAGGCGCAGCACTGTGTGTGGTACGGGGAATGTGGAGAGTCGGAGAAGGTGCCCGGGAAGAAGTACAACTGCAACTACACTGGCCCTTCCATCCCCTTGGCCTCTGAGGGATATGAACTTCTCACGGTACACACAGTCATCTTAACATCTTGGTTAATGCTTCTGCTGACGTTCAAATGCTCAGACGTGTCTTTTGCAACatacttctccttttttttttttttgcaccgtTCAAAGAATTGAATCAAAGTGACGTCACggtttctgtgtttgcattgcAGGAACTTTGTCCTGGATTTGACTATGGAAACAAGAGCCTCTGCTGTGACGCTGACCAGTTACGCACTCTCAAAGGGAGTCTTCAGCTGCCCCTTCAGTTCTTGTCTCGGTATGCATTACCATTATAGCATTAACTAATAAAGCACATGACATGGTTGGGAGGACATTATCATTCCTCTTTAGAGCTCCCGAACAAAAACAAGAGACGATGTTGTCTGTTTAAATCTGTCAAACTCTCAGTGTTGTTGTTCTAACATGCCAGCCTCATATTTGCATGTTCTAAATATGGGTTAAAGACAGACTAACTCATTCACagttttgcatatttttctATCTTTTATCTACCTTAGTGCATTTATCATTTCctgcttttattattatgttatatatcctttctcttttttacaaTTCTTTTGTGTTCAGGTGTCCTGCGTGTTTCTTCAACCTGATGAACCTCTTCTGCGAGCTGACATGCAGCCCCAACCAGAGTCAGTTTATGAACTCCACCAAGGTCGATGGTCCCAATGTGGTGGAAGTGCAGTACTATATTGGACAGACATTCACGAATGGTGAGTTCACTGCCAGGTGAAGATTTGAACATGAAAACGACATCTTAACCCACATTGCTTTCGTGGTTTGTTACATCTGCTGCTGtcctacttaaaaaaaaattcacgcTCTCACTTGTGCAAATCTGTGGTTGGCAAACATCTTCCAAGTTCCTTTTTTtggtcaaataaaaaagaggaacTGGCAGTTTAATGTCACAGATCATACGTTTTTCCCCTAAATAAtcagattgtgttttttttttccagccatGTATAACGCCTGTAGGGATGTCCAGGCACCATCCAGTAATGTGAAGGCATTATCTCTGCTCTGTGGGAAGGATGCAGCTGAATGCAATGCTACAAACTGGATCCAATATATGTTTGATATAAACAATGGGCAGACTCCATTTCCCATCATTCCAATATTCTCAGGTGAACTCTATTGTCCTTATGTTTataaatgtttacttttttttagattataCTTTTTATAGCAGTATTTCCtttttcaccacaagttaacaaattatatataatttatacaaaaccaattaaaaataattaaataaaaaaaaaagaaggtaaacataagaaaaaaaacagaattaaataaaCATACAGGCACTATATATTATTAATCTACCATGCCGTTTCATGGTGTATCTTCTGTCTAGATGCCCCGGTGGCTGGTTACGATCCCATGAACAACAAGACATACGACTGTACAGAGGGCCTGGAGGACGGTTCAGGACCCTGCTCCTGTCAGGACTGCTCAAAGGCCTGTGGCCCCAAACCTGtgcctccccctctcccccctccctggACAATCCTCGGTATTGATGCCATGACTGTCATCATGTGGATCTTTTACGTGGCCTTCCTGCTTGTGTTTATTGGGGCTGTAGTGGGAGCTTGGTGTTACAGGTAAAGGAGTGACTgcctttgattttaaaataaaagtttcaagaatgttttcacctcataaaagtgaaaaacaaaatcactGATTGATCTTTGTGTGCtgggttgtgttgttgtttgtgtgtacagGAAAAGGACCATCATGTCTGAGTATGGCCCCATACTTGACAGTAATAACCCACTATCTCTCAACGGTGATAATCCCGGCCAAGGTATGGTAAAGCATCCAAACTGTCTGATTTTGCATTCTCAGTCTTTGGTTATAATGTCACCGCTGCAACTAACTCTGAGTTTTTTTGGTCCTTAGTAAATGCAACCTGCTGTGAAATACTGGGCGAACGCTTCGAGACCATCCTTCGAAACCTCTTCAGCTCCTGGGGTTCCTTCTGTGTCCGGTATCCCTCTGTCGTTATACTGGGAAGCCTGATTCTAGTAGTTGCCTCCTCTAGTGGTCTGGTCTACATGCACATCACCACAGACCCTGTCGATCTATGGTCGTCTCCCAGTAGCCAGGCTCGCCAAGAGAAGGACTACTTCGACAGCCACTTTGGACCCTTCTTTAGAACCGTGCAGCTCATTATTACCACTCCACTCAATAAATCTTTCCTCTACTCCCCGTACTTTGGAGGATCAGATGTCCCGTTTGGTGGCATCCTGGACAAAGAAATCCTGCACCAGGTGGGtttatattttatcattaaaaaatgATCTGTCACAAAAGAAATGCAGAACAGGACAGAAGCTTTGCGTGTGTGCCTTTTGAAACTATGGGTGAACAAGTTCTTGTTTTTTCCCTCAACCTTAACCAACCAGGTGCTGGACCTGCAGCTTGACATTGAGGCACTTGTAGCCACATACGAGGGCGAAACTGTCACCATGAAAGATCTCTGCTTGGCTCCACTGGCCCCGTACAATACCAACTGTACCATCCTGAGTGTGCTCAACTACTTCCAGAATAGCCATGCTGTGCTGGACCACATTATAGGAGACGACTTCTTTGTCTATGCTGACTTCCACAGCCACTTCCTCTACTGTGTCAGgtgattgttttcttcttctgaagcTGGTTCAGTTtcttgtttttacttttcaaaagacGAACCAACAGGCTGGCACTCAAATTGGTATACCTTACTTTATATCTTTCCCCCAGACAGAGAGGTCCATATCAGcagaaaaaacataataaaagataTAGACAACAACACATTCATCTTAACTCTCTGCAGAAATCTGTTTCTGGTTCTTGGTCTGGGAAAGTAGCAACACTAAAAAGGTGCAAGAAAATATCGTGTGCTCAAACACCTGCAGTTCACGAGGATCTGTTTTCACGAGATGCTGCTATCTGCAATTTATAGGGTCGTCTTAAAATAGCTGCATCATACTTCCTCATTGATTGTCATGCAGTTTGTTCTCTCTGATTTTGACTGTAGGATGGTTGTGGCTCAGCACGCTATCTAAACACAGTCTGTTTCCCATTCAATTGCACAACAATAAGATCAGATTGCAGAAAACTTTTAGGAAGAATTGGGTTGATTTGGGAACATTTTTCAGGCCATTAActgcttctcttttcttccGCAGTGCACCAGCATCCCTCAATGACACCACCCTTCTCCATGACCCCTGTTTAGGCACATATGGCGGGCCCGTCTTTCCTTGGCTGGCCCTCGGAGGTTATGACGGTGAGTGATTAAAACCTTCAAAACATGTGCCGAGAGATAGAAAACAGAGCAGTTTTTCCATCAGCAGCAGTTACATAAACACTTTACAATCTCAGTATGAATTATTTCATAACCCTAAGaactgaaacactttgttttatGGGTCAATGAACTtttatacattatcctgctgaATGTTGCAATGTTGATCCAGGACTGTCTTAAGCAACAGCTCACATGAAGCAATTTTAAATCAGCTAGTATTGAGATTGAGCCACAATTTGTGGCATCAATGAAGTGTTTATAATTATGATGATAACTTAATTATTTGTGTGTACAAACTCTCTTTCCTAGTAATCATCACAAGTAAATCATGAAGTGCTTTTTTATCTTCTATTTATTAGATGAGCTGCCATGCTTTTCAAGAAAATTGTATCTATGCTTTTTCTTCCTGTCCACAAAAGGAGTGCTGAGCTGCCACCTTATCACTCTTTCACAATGTGACTGATAAGCAGCTCTTGTTTGAGTCTTGACCTCGCTTTTAAAATAACTGCATTTTCTTATTCTGCATTCCAGAGACAAACTACAACAACGCCACTGCTTTAGTGATCACATTCCCCCTCAACAACTACATGAACGACTCAGTCAAGATGGGCAAAAGTCTGGCATGGGAGAAAGAGTAAGACAACaatctgtgtttttaacattcatCACAGAGCGGGAAATACTGCTACCGGTGGCTAAGCTAGCACTCATTCAATTTCTTTTTGTGTGCAGGTTCATCAGCTTCATGAAGAACTTCAGCAACCCCAACCTGACTATCGCTTTCAGTGCGGAGAGAAGCATCGAAGACGAGTTAGACAGAGAGAGCGACAGTGACATCAGCACCATAGTGATCAGCTACGCCATCATGTTCATCTACATCTCACTCGCTCTGGGTCACATCCAGAGCTTCAGGAGAGTCCTGGTGAGAGCCACAGCACCAATCCATTGACAGACTCTTTCCTTCACAATGTGTCTTACATTGTTTCAGCTCCACGTGTCTGTTAACCCATATCTGAAATATTTTAAGCATTGCGCAATACAGCTCCTCGTCTCCGCCTGTGACACAAGAGCttgtaaaaatgattcagttaaACTTGTGGAACAGGTCTGACAACTTCTTGCTACTCAAGCAGAAAAGAGAGCAGCAGAAGGGAAGACCATGTCTGATCCTCTATCTCTCGTGTTTTTTTGCCCGTACAGGTGGACTCAAAGATCTCTCTGGGTATAGCAGGTATCCTGATTGTGCTCAGCTCTGTGTCCGCCTCTCTGGGGATCTTCAGCTACTTTGGTATACCCCTCACCCTCATTGTGATCGAGGTCATTCCTTTCCTGGTGCTGGCTGTGGGAGTGGACAACATCTTCATCATAGTGCAGACGTATCAGGTAGCCTAGATTCACCCAGTCGATACATTATCACCCACTGCTTATGATCTTTTAATAAAATCACTTGTACTTATATTTTCTCATATGAGCTTTTGCTTCTCTTTCAAAGGAGATCTTGATCTCAGTAACTGATGAGTTGTATTAAAAAGACTTCAATATTTTATTCCCTCACAGAGAGATGAGCGGATGCCACAGGAGGAACTGCACCAGCAGATTGGCCGTATCCTTGGTGATGTGGCCCCCAGCatgttcctctcctccttctctgagACAGTGGCCTTCTTCCTGGGTAAATTCTCctacataaacacagacagtgGCACTAGATCATAAAATTATTCCACATTTAAAtcaacttaactttatttaaatagcacttttcatacacaAAAGCATGTAAACCAAAGTGATTCACaacaaaggaggaaaaaaagatatATGGATCGcaacagttaaaataataaaaatataaaaataatttgaataatttgaaaacattatttaaataaatagattaaaatagTTTAATAAATAGAAGTcagaaaaatcaattaaaataagtaaaatttgaataaaactaaataaataccaaaaaataaaagtattgaGATGTCAATAAAAACGTTGACTTAACTCTTCAaagccattttttaaaacatcaactcaagtcaattttatttatatagtcaatttaaaacaaccagtgttggccaaagtgctttacaagggaaaaaggacaagaagaaaacaataaacaacacaacatatttatataaaaaagaataataaagtgAAATCTGTTGGGAAATTAATGTTCTCATCTCGAGGAGAAGGCCAGAGACAAGAGATTGGTCTGCAGTAATGATGTAAAACATTCAATTGTGTGGGGCTGATCGTATCCAAAGTGGTTAGCTATTCCAGAGATGGGGGCAGCAATTGCAAAGGCTTAATCACTTTTTAGGTGAGTTTTAGGCACAATGGAAGCCAATGGTAGGTCTTACATCTTCTTTTAAAATCAGAGAGTTTGCTGTTTTAACATCCAAAGgcagagataaaaacagaaagctctctctctagTTCCTGTGTAAGACACATGAGGAATGTTTTAAaaggaagcattcgaggacctcagtgatctgACTTGAACATAAAATGATAGAAGATTTGCAATATATGGAGGTGCAAGAAGTTGAAGTGCAGAAAATTGTTCCCGTTTACAGAATTGGTCCTGTAGCTACAAGAAGTGCACATGTAAATTAAACTGTTCACTTGTCTCCGTCTGTAGGAGCGCTGTCCAACATGCCCGCCGTGAGGACCTTCTCCATGTTTGCTGGCTtggctgtttttattgatttcctGTTGCAGATCAGTTGCTTTGTCAGCTTGCTCGGCTTGGACGCCAGAAGACAGGAGGTGAGACTGGTGGTTACTTACATGATGAGACTTGATGTGTTTCAGAGGGCTGACAAAATGTGAGTTTTTTACGAATAGAATTTTACTTCTTTCAAATGCCTTGCACAAGCTTCATGTAACGGATAGATCTGCAAAGAAAGTGCAGAGATTGTTTGCAGTCAGTTCTCACCTGTAGGTTCAGGAAGCTCTCAATGATCACACCTCCAAATCAGTCACTCACTTTgcaactgcttttttttttttttaaaggcgagTCGACTCGACATCCTCTGCTGTGTGAAGCTGCCAGAAGGACAGGAAGCAAAGACAGACAGCTTCCTCTTCCGGTTTTTCAAGAAAGTCTATGCTCCATTCATTCTCAAAGAGTGGGTGCGACCAATCATAGTGAGTATCTCAGAGACACTGCAAGCCATGCACATCTGTCTTTAGAGATTTCGTCACCCTCTAATGTTAGACTATCATGTTGATGCACTGAGCTGGATGTATCTGTGACATTGAGAAGGAATAAACTGGTTGTTGATGATTTTGTATTTCTCTATTTTTAGGTGGCAGTGTTCGTGGGGATGCTCTCCTTCAGTATTGCTGTAGTGAATAAAGTAGAAATTGGACTGGACCAGAAACTCTCCATGCCTGATGTGAGTCTTCTTTCAGTTCCTGGTTGCCACAGTGTGCTGCATCCAACTTCTTAAATAGATGTCTGAAGAGAAAAATGGttctcttttttatgttttatgtttttcaatGTTTATGTAAGAAATCCAACAAGCTAACTCTGTTCAGAATAATAATCccatgctgtgtttgtttgaatttcCATATATTAcactgttacatcatgtttttctaatcGTCTGTTTCTCCGTTAGGACTCCTACGTGCTGGACTACTTCAGGAATCTGAGCAGGTACCTCCACACTGGAGCTCCAGTGTACTTTGTGGTGGAGGATGGTTTGAACTACAGTAGCCCAGAGGGTCAAAATGTAGTGTGTGGAGGAGTGGGCTGTAACAATGACTCTCTGGTCCAGCAGGTCTATGCTGCCTCTCTCATCAGCAACTAGTAAGTCTCTCATGATGATGAACAGATTTCTTTTAAGTCACATGAAGCATGCAGCATATATTCAAATAGAGCCAGGCCTTAGCTTTGGAGATTTGGGAGTTTAAATCCGGCAACAGGACCTAAACTTGTCTATACCTACCTTTCATTATGTGATCTATTCACTTCATTTTCCCCCTTTACTCTTTCAGCACAACCATCGCCTTCACACCGTCCTCTTGGCTCGATGACTACTTCGACTGGGTGAAGCCTCAGTCCACCTGCTGTCGATACTACAACACCACCGGAGCTTTCTGCAACGCCTCAGGTACAATTTTATCAAATGTCAACAAGCCTTGGTGCTTTGCTTCACAGTCTTTATATTTCaaaagctgctgtttgacaTCATTTCCACATGACACCCTTGTTTTCATGCACAACACGCAGGGCTGATAGCTTTTCAGGACACAATGCAGCAAAAGCAGTGAGGAATTCAGTGCAGTaggatttatttaaaaaaaggtgcaGTTTCAGGGAAATTGTGCACATAAACAACTTTTTGcttcagcttttaaaaaatgtatgatctAATAAAGTACGATTTTACTCCAGTTACTTCTGTTGTTCAGGCTCAGaatagtacaaaaaaaagtTCTTTATTCAGGAGTAACTTTTATGTCTTAAAGTGCATGTTTGAGGTCATTCtatccgtttgttttcactccaTTGCTTTGTCTTGGAgcaatttgttgttgtttttcccaTCCTGTTGTTTTAATGGACGGTTATATCCCTGATCCCGTTCTCCAGTGGTGAATCCCTCCTGTGTTCACTGTCGGCCTATGACTCCCAGTGGGAAGATGAGGCCAGAAGGAGATGACTTCATGCGGTTTCTACCCATGTTTCTGTCAGACAATCCGAACATCAAGTGTGGAAAAGGGTAATTTTACAGCCCAGCTGAAATCTTTTTATTACAAACACATGACACGACTCTGAATTACtttcacttcaacttctttttcttctgtattAAAAAGTATTCCATCACAGTTTTGCTGCAGTTGGTAAATCcccctctttttgtttctttctcaaTGTTCCTTCAGTGGTCACGCAGCTTATGCAACAGCAGTGGACCTCTATCCTGAAAAGAAGGGGGTTGGAGCAACTTACTTCATGACTTATCACACAATCCTGAATGATTCCCCTGACTTTATACACGCTTTAAAAATGGCCCGAAACTTGGCTCACAATATCAGTCAGTCCACGAACCACAAAGTGTTTGCCTACAGGTAAGTCCTGCTGTACAAGTTGTTCTGTTGCTCTGAGTATTAAGATGTTTAAGTCACAATAAATGTTGCCTTTATGAAAATAATGATGTGCACATAGTTTCCAGTGTGAAGTTTTCTGAGGTGAAATACTTGTGAGAGAAGTTCTGCTTGTTTTGAACTCAAGGTTCAAGGGTATTCGAGAAGTGGGTCATAGATAAGCATACAGCaaagaaaacataataaaaaccCCAGACACTGAAATACTCTGAATGGACCTTGTTACctggaaaaatgaaagaagtgagaATAAGTGGATTTAGAAGTCCCAgtttaaaaaagagagtgaaTACTGGAGCAGATCAACACACCTAGTTATAAATAACAAAGTGAAaactacagaagaggattagggacactgaaaaaaaaatgtttggtgGGCAGGCgagcaaaaaaaaatttaaagtgtaattttatttaacattctgagattaaatttggaattctgactttttctcattaGACATAAAAAAGTTCAAATTTTGGAGGGCAGACAAGAACAaaattttgttgtattttttgttaaattCTGTGATTAAGGAAGaattctgaagaaaaaaagtctgatttcTGAGATTTACGTCAGAAGTCTGTCTTTTCtcagaaaagatgaaaaattgTTTTTCCTCTATTGCCCTAAAAATTGTTTTGTAGTGCcaaatcctcttccgtagaaaATAGTTGCATATATCAGCCACATTTTTTTCTAGACCCCAGCTATCAAATTTTTACAGACAATGTTCACTAAAATAGatcttcttcctctgcagcaTCTTCTACGTCTTCTACGAGCAGTATCTCACCATCGCGTATGACACGGCTCTGAACCTGAGCGTTTCGCTGGCATCCATATTCGTGGTGACGACGGTGTTGCTGGGATTCGAGGCGTGGTCTGCCATGATGGTCAGCATCACCATCGGCATGATCCTTGTCAACATGTTCGGCGTCATGTGGCTGTGGAACATCAGCCTGAATGCAGTCTCTTTAGTGAACCTGACCATGGTGAGAAGCAACATGGATCACACATTGCTGCTTATATTTCAAAAAGTGTCTCATGTACCATAAGATAAACATCAAGTTGTAGATAAGAAGGGATTATTTGGTTTTGAAGGAGAATTATTCAGtgttcttaatttattttatggCAGGTGAGTGTAACCATTATGGATTACATTGTGTGCTGAAGTTTTAATTGGGCACAGAATTTTTAAAAGCTACTTATTTTATAACTGGACCCTGACTATTGAACAGTCTGATCACctgatga
Coding sequences:
- the npc1 gene encoding NPC intracellular cholesterol transporter 1, giving the protein MSSVRGMGFLPRRSFICVLSLIVLLSEGHFRWVEAQHCVWYGECGESEKVPGKKYNCNYTGPSIPLASEGYELLTELCPGFDYGNKSLCCDADQLRTLKGSLQLPLQFLSRCPACFFNLMNLFCELTCSPNQSQFMNSTKVDGPNVVEVQYYIGQTFTNAMYNACRDVQAPSSNVKALSLLCGKDAAECNATNWIQYMFDINNGQTPFPIIPIFSDAPVAGYDPMNNKTYDCTEGLEDGSGPCSCQDCSKACGPKPVPPPLPPPWTILGIDAMTVIMWIFYVAFLLVFIGAVVGAWCYRKRTIMSEYGPILDSNNPLSLNGDNPGQVNATCCEILGERFETILRNLFSSWGSFCVRYPSVVILGSLILVVASSSGLVYMHITTDPVDLWSSPSSQARQEKDYFDSHFGPFFRTVQLIITTPLNKSFLYSPYFGGSDVPFGGILDKEILHQVLDLQLDIEALVATYEGETVTMKDLCLAPLAPYNTNCTILSVLNYFQNSHAVLDHIIGDDFFVYADFHSHFLYCVSAPASLNDTTLLHDPCLGTYGGPVFPWLALGGYDETNYNNATALVITFPLNNYMNDSVKMGKSLAWEKEFISFMKNFSNPNLTIAFSAERSIEDELDRESDSDISTIVISYAIMFIYISLALGHIQSFRRVLVDSKISLGIAGILIVLSSVSASLGIFSYFGIPLTLIVIEVIPFLVLAVGVDNIFIIVQTYQRDERMPQEELHQQIGRILGDVAPSMFLSSFSETVAFFLGALSNMPAVRTFSMFAGLAVFIDFLLQISCFVSLLGLDARRQEASRLDILCCVKLPEGQEAKTDSFLFRFFKKVYAPFILKEWVRPIIVAVFVGMLSFSIAVVNKVEIGLDQKLSMPDDSYVLDYFRNLSRYLHTGAPVYFVVEDGLNYSSPEGQNVVCGGVGCNNDSLVQQVYAASLISNYTTIAFTPSSWLDDYFDWVKPQSTCCRYYNTTGAFCNASVVNPSCVHCRPMTPSGKMRPEGDDFMRFLPMFLSDNPNIKCGKGGHAAYATAVDLYPEKKGVGATYFMTYHTILNDSPDFIHALKMARNLAHNISQSTNHKVFAYSIFYVFYEQYLTIAYDTALNLSVSLASIFVVTTVLLGFEAWSAMMVSITIGMILVNMFGVMWLWNISLNAVSLVNLTMSCGISVEFCSHIVRAFSISVKKNRVERAEEALAHMGSSVFSGITLTKFGGILILALSKSQIFKVFYFRMYLAIVLLGATHGLIFLPVLLSYIGPSVNKAKAFAANKRIAGTERERLLNY